The Archangium primigenium genomic interval GACCGCGGAGGACGGGCGTCGGCTGCCCCTCTCCGCCTTCACGGTGCTGGCGGGCGGGGACGTGTTCGAGTCCGGTCGGGGGCAGCCGCCCGCGGACGGCCCGCGCCGGGCCCGGGCCTGGTTCCAGGCCAAGGTGGAGCTCAAGGCGCACGGGGCGCCCGCCGCGCTGCTCCAGCGCGTGGAGGGGGACATGGTGCGGCAGCTCGCCGGCAACCTCCCGCTCATCGGCCGCATGGAGGCGGCGCGGCCCCTCGAGGTGGACCTGATTCCCCCGGGGCAGCCCCTGGCGCGCTACGGCTATCCGCGCTCCGTGTCGCCGCGCGCCGCGGGCCTGTTCTGGGTGCAGCCGGAGTGGGCGCGGGCGCGCATCGCCCTGCGGCAGGACCTGCTCGAGCGCGAGCCCCATCTGGTGTTCCACGAGCTGGCGCACGCCATCCAGGGCCTGGCCTTCACCGAGGAGGAGAACGCGCTCATCTACCGCACGCTCCAGCGCACGTACCGGGTGCGCTCGCGCATGGACGAGGTGTTCGCCCTCTACAGCGAGCGCGAGTTCGTCCCCAGCGTCACCGCGCACGATCTCCGGGCCCCGGGGGTGTACGGCATGGCGCGCCAGCGCTGGAACGAAGAGCACGTCTTCACGCGCTTCGTGCGCCTGCTCTACTTCCCCTACAAACCCCTGGCGGGCCCGGGCGTGTCGCGCGCGGGGCAGGGGGCCTCCTTCTTCGGATAGGGCGGACAGCCAGACGGGCGTCCGCTGGAGAGGCACCCGCCGCCAGGGCGGTGCTTCCCCGCGCTCATTCCTAGTGTGTATGAGGGTGAGCGACGCGCGGGGAGGCGGCATGTCGTGGCTGTTCAGGTGGGGCGCTCCGCTGAGTGCCGCCCTGGTGTCGGTCTTGGGAAGCCTGGTGCTGATGGGCTGGTCGTTCGGCCTCACGCCTCTGACGCGGGTGCATCCCTCCCTGCCGTCCATGGTGCCGCTCTCGGCGGTGTCCCTGGTGGTACTGGCCGGTGGGCTGGCGGGCCTGTGGTCGGGGGGCCGCTGGATGTGGGCCGCGCGTCTGGCCGCCGGGAGTGTGTCTGGCTGGAGCCTCCTGCTGCTCGCCCTCTACGCCTGGATCGCGTGGGGGTCGCCCCTGCGGGTCCCCGCCGCCTGCTCCATGTCCACGCCGACGACGGTGTCCTTCGTGCTGCTCGCCGGGGCGATGGGCAGCGCGAGCGGACGCGGGCACCGCTTGGGGCGGCCCGCGCCCTGGCTGACCCTGGCCGCGATGTTGCCTCCGCTCGTCGCCCTGGCGGGCTACGTCTTCCAGGACCATCGCCTCTATGCGCCGGGCCCCCACGGGGGCATGGCCGTGCACACCGCCACGGGCCTGCTGCTGTTGAGCGCCGGCACGCTCGCGCTCGACGCGACCTGGGGCTTCATGGGCGCCCTCACCACCCGGGCCGCGGGGGGCGTGCTGGCGCGCCGGATGCTTCCCGCCGCGCTGTTGCCCCTGCTGCTGGGTGGACTGCTGACCCGGGCGAGCCGCGCGGGACTGCTCGATCCAATCCTCGCCCAGGCCCTCTTCGGCGTGCTGATGATGCTGGCCTTCGCGGTCCTCACCTGGCTCAACGCGCTCCGGCTCAACCGCGGCCACGCCGAGCAGGTGAAGGCCGAGCAGCGCGCCCTGTCCGAGGCCGAGCGCCAGCGCGTGCTGGCGGCCGACAACGCCCGGCTCCTGGCCTCCGCCGAGAAGGCCGCGCGTGACCGGGAGCAGGTACTGGCCGTGGTGTCGCACGATCTCAAGAACCCCCTGTCCGTCATCCGCTTGAGCACCACCCTGCTGGCCACGCGGCTCGCGGGCACGCCTGTGGAGGCGGGGCTGGGTCGGCAGGTGGCGGCCATCGATCGCGCGGCGGCGCACATGCTCACCCTCATCCACCAGCTCCTGGACGCGGCGCGGCTCGACGCGGGCCAGGCGCTCGCCGTGGAGCCCCGGTCGCAGCCCCTCGCGCCCGTGGTGGAGGAGGCCCTGGCGCTCGTGGAGCCCCAGGCCTCGCAGAAGGCGCTGGCCCTGGAGCGGCGGCTGGAGCCGGGCCTGGAGGCCGCGTTCGACCGCGACCGCATCCTCCAGGTGCTGGCCAATCTCCTGGGCAACGCGGTGAAGTTCACCCCCCTGGGCGGCCGCATCACCGTGGAGGCCTGGCGCGAGGGCGACGACGTGCGCGTGCGCGTGCACGACACCGGCCCCGGCATTCCCGAGCTGCTGCGCGACCGGCTCTTCGAGCGGCACTGGCAGGCGCGGGAGACGGCGAGCCAGGGCAGCGGCCTGGGGCTCTACATCGCCCGGGGCATCATCGACGCCCACGGCGGCCGCATCTGGGTGGAGGAGGGCAGGCCCCTGGGGGCGGCGTTCGTCTTCTGCCTGCCCCCGCGGGCGCGCGAGGCGTGAGCCCGGGCGCTCAGCGCTTGCGGCGCGAGCGGGGCGCGGCGGCGGGGGGCGGCTCGGTGCCCAGGGCCGCCACGCGCATGCCCAGCGACTCGGCCACGCCCACCGCCGTGGCGAGCGGCACCTGGGTGTCCTTGAGCCGGTTGCGCGCCGGATCCAACGCCAGCCCCACCGCCCGCGAGAAGTCCGTGCGCGTGAGCACGCAGCCGCGGAAGTTGCTGCCCGTGAGCTCCGTGCCCGCGAAGTCCGCGTCCGTCAGATCCAGGTCGAAGAAGTTGGCCTCCTGGGCCGTGCAGCGCAGGAAGGCCGTCTTGCGCAGGCTCAGCCCCACGAACGAGGCGTAGCGCAGCTGGCAGTCCGTGTAGGACACCTCGGGGTTGGCCGACACGCCCGACCAGTCGATGCCCATGAGCTTCGAGCCCTCGAAGCGCACGCCCCTGAGGGCCGCCTGCTCGAAGCGGGCCCGGGTGAGATCGCACCCGGTGAAGACGCAGTCCTCGAACTTGCACCCGCGCCACTGGCTCTCCTGGAGCTGGCCGCGCTGGAACGTGCACCGGTAGAACTCCTTGTGGTGCAGCGCGCGCCCGGACAGCTCCAGATCACTGAAGGTCTCGTGCTCGAAGGTGTCCTCGCGCTCCAGCCGCCGTGCCTGCCCGGCCGCCTGCCCGGCCGCCTGCCCGGCCGCCTGCTCAATGTCCTGGGGGGACGCATCCTTGGGGGAAGTGCTCACCCGGCCTGCTTCGCACGGGGCTCCGGCGCCGGGAAGCGCCAACCCCCTGTCCGGCGGAAGTAGGACCCCCGACCACTGAAATCTCGGGAGAAACCTCCCCCGGGGCCCCCGTAAAAACTTCCGGACTTCAGGCATAAGCATGCGGGCCCAGGGGTGCAAGCCCTTGTATTCACTCGGAACCGTGCAGGGCGGACCTTGGCACTCCGCTTGCTAAAAGCAAGGGCACGCAGTCTTCGCGGTCCTACCCCACGCGCCTTCCCCGAGAGACCACCATGACCCAGGCTTCCGCCTTCTCCTCCGCTGACTCCCTCTCCACCTACCTGTCGGAGATCAGCCACTACCCGCTGCTGACGGTGCAGGAGGAGCAGGCCCTGGCGCGTCGTTTCCGGGAGGGCGACCTGGCCGCGGGCCACCGCCTGGTGACGAGCAACCTGCGCTTCGCGGTGAAGGTGTCCTACGAGTACCGCTCCTACGGCCTGAAGATGTCCGACCTCATCCAGGAGGCGAACATCGGCCTGATGAAGGCGGTGCAGAAGTTCGACGCGGACAAGGGCATCCGCCTCATCTCCTACGCGGTGTGGTGGATCCGCGCCTACATCCAGAACTACGTGCTCAAGAACTGGAGCCTGGTGAAGCTGGGCACCACCCAGGCCCAGCGCCGGCTGTTCTTCGCGCTGGCCCGCACGCGCCGGGAGCTGGAGAAGCTGGGCTCGGGTGAGGGCGTGGCCGTGGACGCCGAGGAGATCGCCCGCAAGCTCAACGTGAAGGCCACCGAGGTGCGCGAGATGGAGCAGCGCATGGGCGGGCGGGACCTGTCGCTGGACGCGCCGGTGGGCGAGGAGGGCGACGCGACGCACATGGACTTCGTGGAGAGCGAGTCGGCCTCGCAGGTGGACGAGGTGGCCGACCGCCAGGAGGCCAACCTCACGCGCACCCGCATCCAGCAGGCGCTCACGCGGCTCGATCCCCGCGAGCGCTTCATCATCGAGCACCGGGTGATGGGTGACTCGGAGATGACGCTCAGCGAGCTGGGCGAGCACTTCGGCTTCTCGCGCGAGCGCGCGCGCCAGCTGGAGATCCGCGCCAAGGACAAGCTCAAGGCCGAGCTGCTGTCGCTCATGGCCGAGCGCGAGCAGCACGAGGCGGGCTTCGGCGGCTAGTCGTCTCGCCGCGAGGCGCGGTGCCAGCACCCCGGGGGACCGCTCACCGCGGTCCCCCTTCGCGTTTTCAGTGCCACGTTTTCAGTGCCCTCTTTTCAGTGCCACCAGGAGTCCGGCGCCACCCGGTAGAAGTCCACGAGCGAGGCGAACTCCCGCACCTCGGCGGGCGCGACCGGGGGCCGCGAGGCGTGAAGGTTTTCCGCCATGCCCGAGGGGGTGCCTGTAAGGATTTCCGCCATGCTGCTCAGGGGCGCGACCTTCCACAGGCGGCGCAGCTGCTCCTCGGTGACCTCGCCCAGCCACTCGCCCCGCTCCTCGTCCACCACGGGCAGCCGCCGCACGCCGTGCTCCTGCATGACCCGAAGCGCCGCCATGATGGTGTCCTTGGCGAACAGCATCACCGCCTGCGCCACGTCTTCCGGCCCCTGCTCCTGCGCATCCATCGTCGTGTCCTCCCCGTCGCCCTGCCTGTCCTGAGGTACTAGCAAGGCGCTTGCCAGCGAAGTCCGGGCCTGGCGGGGAATGCGAGACCGCCTCGGGTCTGGGCTAGCATGCGAGGGCTTCCTCTCAGGAGGCGGAGCACCAGGAGGTGCCGTGGCGCGGGTGATGGCGAGTTTGTTGCGGCTCAACGCACATTTCGGAGGGCGGTTGCTGACCACGGGCGTGGCCATCGCGGGGACCTTCCAGCCCTACTTCTGGCTCAACGATCACCTGCCGCCGCGCTTCGACTTCCTCACGCCCCTGGACACGGCCATTCCCTTCCTGCCGTGGACCTACGCCCTCTACTCCAGCTTCTTCGCGCTGCTGCTGGGCGCGGCGTGGCTGCTGGATGGGCACGAGTACCTGCGGATGCTCGGCGCGGTGCTGCTGGCCAACGCCGTGTGCTACCTGGGCTTCTTCCTCTTCACGGCGCACTACCCGCGGCCTCCCCTGGACAGCATTCCCCCGGGCTTCTGGCGCGAGCAGTTCCGGCAGATGCGCGCCTCGGACAACGCGGGCAACACCTTTCCGAGCATCCACGTGGCCACCACGCTGCTCGGCGCGCTGCGGCTGCGCCACCAGCGGGGCGGAGCGCTGTGGGTGCTGTGGGCGGTGCTCATCTGCCTGTCCACGTTGACGGTGAAGCAGCACTACGTCGTGGACGTGCTCGGGGGCATCGGGGTGGCCTGGGGCGTTCATGCCCTGCTGTTCCGCCGCCCGGTGCCCGCGCTCGCGGCCCCCGTGGAGGCCCGGTCATGAGCGGCCCGTCCGTGAGTGGCGCGGGCGTACCGCCCCGGCCCCCGGGGACCCTCAACGTGTGCCTCGCGCTGGGGATCGTGGCGGGGGGCGTGGGCCTGCAATGGCTCGCCTCCCGGGCGGAGGGCACGGCGACGCTGCTCGGGCTCGGCGTGGCCTTCTCCTTCCTCTTCCTGCCGCTGTACTCGCTGCTGCACGAGGCCGAGCACCGCGTCTTCCACGTGAATCCCCGCGTGAACGAGGGCTTTGGCCTGCTGCTGGCCGCCTTCTTCCCCGGGCCCTTCACCTTCCTGCGCGCGTGCCACCTGGGCCACCACCGGCGCAACCGCAGCGACGCGGAGATGTTCGACCTGTACTACCCCTCGGACAACCGCACCTGGAAGCGGGTGTACTTCTACTTCCTCTACACGGGGGGCTTCTGGCTGGCGGTGCCCCTGGCCGTGGGGTCGATGCTGGTGTGGCCGGGCTTCCTGCGCGGCCAGGTGATCAAGGATCCCTCCACGGTGGCCATGCTCCACGGCATCCCCGAGGGCTTCTTCCGCCGCATCCGCCTGGAGTGCGCGGGCGTGGTGCTGCTGCACGCGGCGCTCATCGGGGGCCTGGGCTTGTCGCCGGGGCGCTACCTGCTGCTCTACGCGCTCTACGGCGTGAACTGGTCGGCCCAGCAGTACATCACCCACGCGGCGAGCCCCCGCCACGTGCTGGACGGAGCGCACAACCTGCGCGCCTGGCGCGGGTACGAGGTGTTGCTCCTGCACTTCAACTGGCACCTGGCGCACCACCAGCACCCGCGGGTGCCGTGGCTGTACCTGCCGCGCTACGACGATGCCTCGCGCACGCGGCCCGGCTACCTGACGTCCTTCCTGCGCTTCTGGCGGGGACCGCGGCTCACGGAGCCGCTGGCCCAGGCGCCGGGACTGGCGGGGACTCTAGAGGAGGCGTCGGCGGGGGACGCTTCTTCTGGGGAACGAAGCCGCGAGGACTGGGCAGCAACAGGAACTCCAGCGTCTCCGAATAGCCCCGGTAGCCGGAGAGCTTGCTGACCTTGCCGCCGTCGGGCGCGACGTAGACGAGCGTGGGGAAGTTGAGGACCTCGAACCGCTTCTGGAGCGCCTTCACCTCGGGCGGGTTCTCGCCCTCCTCGTTCATGCGATCCGTCACGCGCACCGGCAGGTAGGCGGCGTTGATCTTCTGGGCCGCGTCCAGGTCGTTGAACACCTGGCGCTCGAGCAGGTGGCACGGCTCGCACCAGTCCGCGGTGAAGTCGTAGAGGATGGGCAGGTTGCGCTCGCGCGACAGCTCGCGGGCCTCGTCCAGGGACAGCCACCGCACCTGGCTGTGGGGCTGGGACGGGTGGTGCTTCTCGTAGACGGTGCTGGCCACGCGGGCGCCGAGCAGCACGGGCAGGGCCACGAGCAGCCAGCGGGGCTGCGAGCGCGTGGTCCGGGGACTAGCGGGAGGCATAGGACACCTCGCGGCGGTTGAAGACGTGGATGCCCAACCACAGCCACAGGGCGATGTTGGACAGGTAGGTGAAGAGCCGGGCCCAGGAGATGGGCGTGGCGTCGAAGGTGGGGCGCAACTCGAGCATGGGCATCAGCAGCCCCGAGAGGAACTGGCGCAGCGTGAACACGATCTTGAAGGGGTCGTCCCGTCCGTAGCCGGGCAGCACCAGCTCCACCAGGTAGAACAGGGCGCCCCACATGACGATGTTGCCGAAGGCGGGCAGCCGCGTGGAGAAGGCGACCAGGGGCGCGGCCATGCCGAAGCACAGGGTGACGCGCTCCAGGCCGTTGATGAGGAAGTCCCAGCCGCTCGTGTAGAAGATGGACTCGTGGGGGAGCGCCGAGGCCATCAGGATGAGGCCGCCTTGCGCCAGCAGGTGGAGCAGCGCCCAGAAGGAGGCCACGGTGCCCAGCGCCGCCCAGGACGTGAGCACGTAGCTCGAGCGGGGCACGGCCCGGGTGAGCAGCACGGGCAAGAGGCCCGTGGAGGCATCCCGGCCGATGCTCCCCAGCGCCAGGACGAGCGGCAGGAAGAGCATCTCGCTGGGGGACTCCAGCCGGGGGCTGACGTCGAAGTTCGTCGACAGCAGCAAGGCGATGTCCTGCGCGGAGAAGATCAGCAGGAGCACGAGCGGCAGGGCAAGCGTGGGCAGCCAGTGGAAGGAGCGCCAGACCCGCGAGCGGTAGAGGACCCAGTTCATGGCGCGCGGCCTCCCGAGCCCTGGAAGAAGCGCTCCAGGCGGCCCTCTTCCCGCGTGGCGCTGGCCACGGGCAGGCCCGCGTCCAACAGCGCCCGCAGCAGCCGCGAGGCGGCCCAGTCATCCTCCACGGAGAAGCACAACGAGTCCTCGGCGGTGTCCATGGGGGTGGCGCCTTGCTCCTGGAGCAGCCGCGCGAGCCGCTCGGGGGAGAGGGGGTTGGTGCCCGCCCAGCGCACCCGCAGGGCATGCCGGCCGCGCTGGGTGGCCGAGGCCCGGAGGTCCTCGATGGCCTCCACCCGGCCCGCGCGGAAGAACGCCACCCGGTCGCACACGCGCTCGAGCTGCGCCAGGTCATGCGAGTTGATGAGCACCGTGACGCCCTGGGCCTTGAACTCGCCCAGCAGCGCGCGCAGGTGCAGCAGTCCCTCGGGATCGATGCCGAGCGTGGGCTCGTCGAGGAAGAGCATGCGCGGCTGGCCGATGAGCGCCTGGGCCAGCCCCAGCCGCTGGAGCATGCCGCGCGAGAAGCTGCGGGGCGTCTTGTCCCAGACGGCCCGGTCCAGTCCCACGCGCGTGAGCAGCGCCTCCACGGCGCCCGCGCGCTCCGTCCGGGGTCGCCCGGCGAGGTCATGGTGCAGGGTGAGCACCCCCCGCGCGGTCAACTCCGGCTCGAAGGCGATGCGCTCGGGGAGGTAGCCCGTGACGCGGCGAACCTCCAGGTCGTCCGGCGCCCGTCCCGCCACGAGGATGCGGCCCGTGTCCGGCCACATCAGCCCGAGCATGCACCCGAACAGGGTCGTCTTCCCGGCGCCGTTGGGGCCGATGATGCCGAAGGTCTCTCCCGCGTGGACATGGAGGTTCACATCCGAGAGGACCCGGAGGCCTCGACGGTAGGACTTGCTGACGCCCTCGACTTGGACGTCGGGGACGGGGAGCGCGGAGGCGGACATGGGGCTCAGGGGCTGCTCGGGGGGAGTTGATCCGGGTGGGTGGGCACGCGGATGTCCCCGGCGATGATCTTCGCCTGGAAGTCCGCGAGGGCGCCGAGCGCCTCGGCCTTGCCGGGGAAGTCTAGCCGCACGGGGGCGAGGGTGATGCCGCCCTCCTTGAGGCCCAGGTTCTGGGTGCCCCCCTGGAACGTGCCGGCGCGCTCGTCCTTCACGGCCTCGTACACCACGCGGTCCACGCGCTTGACCACCGCGGACAGCACCGCCTGGGGCGCCAGGTGCGAGGGATCCGAGTCCACGCCGATGACATAGACGGGCTTGCCCGCGTCGCGGGCCTCCTTCACCGCCTGGATGGCACCCAGTCCGTCCACGCCCGCGGCCGCGAAGATCACGTCCGCGTCCTTGACGAGCAGGTCCTGTCCCACCTGCTTGCCCAGGGCGAAATTCGTGAAGCCACCGGTGTAGTTGACGAGCACCCGGGCCTGGGGTCGGGTGGCGGCCACGCCCGCGCGAAAGCCCGCCTCGAAGCGCTTGACGAGGGGAATCTCCATGCCGCCCACGAAGCCCACCGTGCCCGTCTTCGTCACGAGCCCCGCGAGCGCGCCCACCAGGAAGCATCCCTCCTCCTCGCGGAAGACGACGGTGCGCACGTTGGGCAGGGTGAAGGGCTCGCCCTGGGCGGACAACAGCGGGCTGTCCACCAGCAGGTAGTGCATGGAGGGGTTGCGCCGCGCGGCCGTCTCCACGGCGTTCTCCATCGGGAAGCCCACCGCGATCGACAGGGGCACGCCCTGGTCCGCGAGCAACTGCAGGTTGGGCTCGTAGTCCTCGGCCACGCGGCTCTGCACCACCAGGGGCGTGACCCCGAGCGCGGGCAGGGGCGTGTCCAGGCCCTCGAGCGAGGCCCGGCGCTCCTCGGCGCTCAGCGGCTGGTAGCCCTCTCCCGCGGACTTCACGCCCGCGGACCACTGCTCCAGTCCCCGCAGGGCGGAGTCATTGAAGGACTGATCGCCCCGTCCGCCGAGGCTCAGCACCAGCCCCACCCGGGACACCTTCGGGGCGGGCGGTGCGGGCTCCTCCTTGCGGCTCTTGCAGGCGGACACGGCGGACAGGGCGAGAACGAGACCCAGGACGGACACGCGCATGGGCCCGTCCTAGCACGTCTAGGCGCCCGTTCCGTCGGTGCGCATGCGGTTGAGCCGGTCGTAGTGGCGGTAGCCGAGTTGATCCAGCGCGCCCGCCGGCGCCAGGCCGATGTCCACCAGGGTCTTGATGTCGTAGGTGCCCGCGAGCACCGGCGGGGCATAGGCCTCGACGACCTCGGGGGTGCGGAACTTCGGCAGCGGGAAGAGCACGGTGCTCGTGTGCACGTGCATGAAGTGCGCGGCGGACTGCCGCTGCCAGCCCGGCACGCCCGGCGCGGTGATGACGTGCGGCGTGGCGAGGAACGTGCCGCCGGTGAGGATCTCCAACTGCTGGCCCACCTGCGCCACGATGCACCCGGCGGGAGCCGTGCCCCGCACGAGCCGCCCCTTGGGCTCCTCGGGGGTGGCGCGGGTGCGCAGGTACAGGCCGCTCTGCTCGTCCGGCTTGCCGGCCGGTCGGGCCTGGGGGTCCAGGAAGCGGCCCCCGGGCAGCAGCGTGAGCAGGTTGAAGTCGGTGTGCTCCTCGCCCCAGAGGATGCCCGTGTTCACCTGGTCGGGCTTGAGCGGCAGGTACTGCAGGGCCCGCGTGACGTGGGGGCCGCGCGCGCAGGGATCCGTGAAGGCGGTGGTCGGCAGGCCCAAGGCCTGGGCCGCGCCCCGCAGCAGCGCGAGCCCCGCCTCGTGCAACGCCCGACCCAGCGTCAGCAGCCCGTCCTGGAAGTACGCGGGCGCATCGGGCGGCCAGAGGTTGTCCGGGTAGAGGCGCGGGAACTCCAGCGCCGAACTCTCGTCGGGCGGGTAGGGCGCGGCGAAGTAGCACTCCTTGAAGTCGGGCTGTCCGTTGCCCGCGACCGCCACCTCGGTGTTGGGCGGCGTCCAGCCGCGCTGGTACCAGAGGTCGGCGCGCCCGTAGGGCTTCTTGGCCTCGGTGGACCAGCCGATGAACGCCCCGAAGGCGTCGTAGTAGCGCTCGAGCGCCGCGGCATCCACGCCGTGGTTCTTCACGTAGACGAGCCCGAAGACGCCGAACGCCTCGCGGATCGCCGCCGCGCCCCGCTCGACGCGCGCGGGGTCGTCCGACGAGAGATCATGGAGATCGACAGTGGGGATGTTCATCGAGGTCTCGGCCATGGAGACCCCAGGTGTACCTCGCCTCACCCCCTGAGCGGAATACGCTCGCAGTGGAGGGCTCCGCCTCGGCGGGCGGCGCCCCCCCTCCCGGGCCTACCGGGTCCCCGGCGAGATGGGCTGGACGCCCATGGGCGTGGTCGAGGTGTTGTTGCCCGGCAGCTGCGACTGGGTTCCCGGCACGCCGAGGGACGGGTTGGAGGTCGAGTCGAAGGCGGAGGACCCGGGCGGCGTGAGAGGCGAGGTCGTGGTGGTGCTGTTGAGCCCCGAGCCCAGGGGCGTCTGGAGGCCGTAGTTGTTGCTCAGGGGCTGCTGGAGACCATAACTGCCCGTCATGGGCTGGTTGAGCTGGGTGCTCCCCGTCATGGGCTGGCTGAGCTGATAGCTCCCCGTCATGGGTTGCTGGAGCTGGGTGCTTCCGGTCATGGGCTGCTGGAGTTGGGTGCTCCCCGTCATGGGCTGCTGCAGGGGGATGGTGCCCAGACCGGGCTGGAGCTGGGTGCCGTCCGTCACGGACTGCTGGGCGCCCGCCACGCTCGCGGAGGCCGCCACGATCGCGATTGCCAGGATGCTCGTGCGCATGGGATTGCCTTTCCTTGGGATGACAAAGAGATAGCCACGGGCGGGCGAGCGGAGAAGCTTCCCAGGGGGTCGCTGGAACCTGGCGGGTGGCTGCCTGGTGGCTCTCCCTACGGGGGCCAGAACGTGACGGCCCGGGCCGTCTCCGAGCGCCAGACGGGCCGGGTGCCCCGGTACAGCCGGGGATGGCCTCCGGAGTCCGCGAGGGACAGGAGCAGGAACGCGCCCTGGGTCCGCGCCCGGGTCAGGTCGTTCGCTCCGTAATCGAAGCCCGGCAGGGCCAGGGCCCGGCCCCGTTCCACCTTGCGCAGCAGGCCCGTGGCGAGCGCCCGCTCCCCATAGGGGACGCCCCATACGGCCAGGGTGGCGATACCCTCGCGCAGCAGCGCCCACTCCCCGTCGGGCTGCTCCGGCGTGAGCGGATGGAGCTGATCGAGCAGCGCGTCGCTCTCGATCTCCTCGGGGGTGAAGCGGGGATCCAGCGTGACGTTCGAGCGCTCTCCGAGCGAGGCGCGCGGGCCCAGCTCCGCGGTGCCCACGGCGTCGGTGGTGAGCTTCACCTCGCGGCGCACCCAGGCGCCATCCCGCCAGGCGAAGGCATGGGCGAGCAGCGGACGGCCGCGCCCCTCCAGGTGGAAGGACAGGCGGGTGCCATCGATCTCCACGCCGCCCGCCCGCTCCTGCTCGGGGGTGAGGCGCTGGAGCGTCAGGCCGAGCAACTGGCCCGAGGCGTCGAAGCCGAACTCGATGAGCTCGCCCGAGCCGGGCAGGGGCAGCTCTCGCGCCGTGGCCGTGTCCACCTCCACGAGGAACAGGCGATCCCGGAACGCGGCGGAGGGGAAGGGCTCGGGGAAGGTGGGGCGGCCCTGGACGGGAGCGCTGACGCCGCCGCGCCAGAAGCGGATGGCGCCCCACCGGCCATCGCGGCTCACGGCGGTGGTGCCGCCCTGACAGCCCGCCGCGAGCCGGGCGAGCACCTCGCGCGTCTGCCGGACGGGCTGGAAGCGGACCCACTCACAGCCGTCCGCCGAGGGCTCCAGCAGGGACAACACGGGGCCGCTCGCCGGGGCCGCCGGAGCGCGGGGAGGACCCGGCTCCGCGGCCAGCACGGCGAGTGGAAGGCACGACAGGAGAAGGAGCCGCGTGGGCTTCGTGGGCTTCATGGGACGGCGACAGTGTCCCATGAATGGGGCGTCAGATGTTCCAGCGCACCATGCCCTGGAGCACGTTCTCGATCTTCCCGGGGATGAGGTAGCGGTTGAAGGCGAACTGGTACTCGGCTCCCAGGTAGATCTTCCCGGGCGTGAAGCGGATGAGCTTGCCGAAGTCCCACAGCAGCTCCGGCTGGGCGAGGAAGAAGCGGTTGCCGCGGAACCCCTCGAGCGAGCCGATGCCCTCGCCCTCGCCGAACAGGCCCGTCTGGAAGAAGCCGAGGAAGAGGAAGTCCTGCTCGGCGATGGAGAAGGACTTCTGCCAGGCGGCGCCCACCTGCAGGTCCACGCCCCGGTAGCCCCAGTCATCGCGGATGACCGTGGTCACCGTCACGAAGTCCATGGTCGGCACGCGCAGGTCCCACTGCAGGCCGTAGTAGTGGAGCATGCCGAACTTGCTCACGTGCTCCGCCTCGTACTTGAGCGACACGTTGAGCAGCGGCCCCCAGTCGAACTTCCGGTTGAGTGCCGCCTCGGCGATCGTCTTGGGCGACACCGCGACGGTGATGCCACCGAAGAAGCCGCCCTTCTCGTTGGGGCTGGCCGTGGGGGCGTTGGCCGCGTTGAAGGGACCGGTGATGTCGTAATAGAGGAAGACCGATCCGTACTCCCACTGCTGGAAGGCCTTGATGGTCAGCGTGGTGCGGGCCCCGGCGCCATTGAAGTCCTGGTTGAAGCAATCCACGGCGCCCACGTAGCGGCCCGTGTTGTTGATCTTCGCCTTGTCTCCCGTGAGGCAGGGCGCCCTCAGGAGTTCGAACCAGACGCCCGCGAAGGCACTGGAAGAGGTCAGCAGGGCAGCGAGCACCGCGAAGGCGTACAGCGGACGACGGGTCATGGCGTTTTCCTCGGAATGACCCCGCCTTCTTGAGGAGAGAAACCCGCGGGCGTCAAATTTTGGGTGCGCCGGTCACCCATGCTCCCCACGGGGCTCCTCACTCGCGCAGCGGACGAGCCCCCGGATAGTTCATGCATTGACAGTTGGCCAGGGAATTGCAAAGCTTCCCGTCGGTTTGAATCCATACATCTCCGACCAAGATCGGCCCCGCGCCTCATGACGAATCCCACCATTCGTTTCGCCAACAAGAACGCCGCGTTGTTCGTCGATGACGTCAAGGCGCGTGTGGCGGCCTACTTCGAGCAGGAGGGCCGCTCCCGCAGCGCCAACGGTCAGATGAAGCT includes:
- a CDS encoding sensor histidine kinase encodes the protein MSWLFRWGAPLSAALVSVLGSLVLMGWSFGLTPLTRVHPSLPSMVPLSAVSLVVLAGGLAGLWSGGRWMWAARLAAGSVSGWSLLLLALYAWIAWGSPLRVPAACSMSTPTTVSFVLLAGAMGSASGRGHRLGRPAPWLTLAAMLPPLVALAGYVFQDHRLYAPGPHGGMAVHTATGLLLLSAGTLALDATWGFMGALTTRAAGGVLARRMLPAALLPLLLGGLLTRASRAGLLDPILAQALFGVLMMLAFAVLTWLNALRLNRGHAEQVKAEQRALSEAERQRVLAADNARLLASAEKAARDREQVLAVVSHDLKNPLSVIRLSTTLLATRLAGTPVEAGLGRQVAAIDRAAAHMLTLIHQLLDAARLDAGQALAVEPRSQPLAPVVEEALALVEPQASQKALALERRLEPGLEAAFDRDRILQVLANLLGNAVKFTPLGGRITVEAWREGDDVRVRVHDTGPGIPELLRDRLFERHWQARETASQGSGLGLYIARGIIDAHGGRIWVEEGRPLGAAFVFCLPPRAREA
- a CDS encoding pentapeptide repeat-containing protein, whose translation is MSTSPKDASPQDIEQAAGQAAGQAAGQARRLEREDTFEHETFSDLELSGRALHHKEFYRCTFQRGQLQESQWRGCKFEDCVFTGCDLTRARFEQAALRGVRFEGSKLMGIDWSGVSANPEVSYTDCQLRYASFVGLSLRKTAFLRCTAQEANFFDLDLTDADFAGTELTGSNFRGCVLTRTDFSRAVGLALDPARNRLKDTQVPLATAVGVAESLGMRVAALGTEPPPAAAPRSRRKR
- a CDS encoding RNA polymerase factor sigma-32, translating into MTQASAFSSADSLSTYLSEISHYPLLTVQEEQALARRFREGDLAAGHRLVTSNLRFAVKVSYEYRSYGLKMSDLIQEANIGLMKAVQKFDADKGIRLISYAVWWIRAYIQNYVLKNWSLVKLGTTQAQRRLFFALARTRRELEKLGSGEGVAVDAEEIARKLNVKATEVREMEQRMGGRDLSLDAPVGEEGDATHMDFVESESASQVDEVADRQEANLTRTRIQQALTRLDPRERFIIEHRVMGDSEMTLSELGEHFGFSRERARQLEIRAKDKLKAELLSLMAEREQHEAGFGG
- a CDS encoding CBS domain-containing protein, which gives rise to MDAQEQGPEDVAQAVMLFAKDTIMAALRVMQEHGVRRLPVVDEERGEWLGEVTEEQLRRLWKVAPLSSMAEILTGTPSGMAENLHASRPPVAPAEVREFASLVDFYRVAPDSWWH
- a CDS encoding phosphatase PAP2 family protein, whose translation is MARVMASLLRLNAHFGGRLLTTGVAIAGTFQPYFWLNDHLPPRFDFLTPLDTAIPFLPWTYALYSSFFALLLGAAWLLDGHEYLRMLGAVLLANAVCYLGFFLFTAHYPRPPLDSIPPGFWREQFRQMRASDNAGNTFPSIHVATTLLGALRLRHQRGGALWVLWAVLICLSTLTVKQHYVVDVLGGIGVAWGVHALLFRRPVPALAAPVEARS
- a CDS encoding fatty acid desaturase family protein, with product MSGPSVSGAGVPPRPPGTLNVCLALGIVAGGVGLQWLASRAEGTATLLGLGVAFSFLFLPLYSLLHEAEHRVFHVNPRVNEGFGLLLAAFFPGPFTFLRACHLGHHRRNRSDAEMFDLYYPSDNRTWKRVYFYFLYTGGFWLAVPLAVGSMLVWPGFLRGQVIKDPSTVAMLHGIPEGFFRRIRLECAGVVLLHAALIGGLGLSPGRYLLLYALYGVNWSAQQYITHAASPRHVLDGAHNLRAWRGYEVLLLHFNWHLAHHQHPRVPWLYLPRYDDASRTRPGYLTSFLRFWRGPRLTEPLAQAPGLAGTLEEASAGDASSGERSREDWAATGTPASPNSPGSRRAC